In the genome of Channa argus isolate prfri chromosome 8, Channa argus male v1.0, whole genome shotgun sequence, the window CATACGACATTGTGGTAGTGAAACTCTGCCAGTGTATTTAATGTTATATGACCACACCATTCAAAACATTGAATGCCTATGTCTACATATCTATAACTGGAGTTAATTAGGATGATGAATTCTCGATTTAAAAACCACAACCGTATCTCAAGCCTCTTAGTGAGTCTTGACCCTCTGCTGCTACACAGGAGATAAtctccaaaaacaaaactgtcataaaataaaacatgctaaATTCAAGCAGGTCATTTAGAAAGCTCATATTCATTGTCAAATGCCAAACAGAAAGCAAAGGATCTGATATTATGCATCATAATATTCATTTTCTTTAGTaagacacacattaacacacgtACCTGAAGTGTGTTTTCCTGAATTTTTATGTTCAAATGCAAGCTGTAAAAAAATCGTTTTGTTAGGCAACATTTCCAATGCAGTGTCAGTTTTCCTAAATGAGATATTGGTAGGACTTGACAAATAGAACAATCTCAAAAGTCCAATACTTTTACCATAATGTGGAACGCTGGATGTGCATCTCATTGCTCTCAGAACAATTGCACCACCCTCCTCGACGATGGGACTAAATGCAGGTGACAGTAATGCTTCTGAGTAGTGCACAGTAAATATGTATGGTTTGGGTAAAAATTCTTGATtcagtgatgatgatgttaCTCAcattgtgtacacacacacacactgctagCTTTACCTGCTGTCACCCTTCAAGCACGTCTTGGTGATTCTGTCAGCGTGATTTAATTTAGTGGGGGGTTGGTTAACTCCCTGGCATTAGCACTAACCTAATGTGTGCACGTGTTACAACCGCTGGTGTTCCCCAGAGATCATTGAGTCATTATTTACCAGCTATTATTGTCATCAAAAACATAATTAGACCCCACTTTACATATTACAGTTTTAGGGCATTCATGAGATGGAAATCGGTTTGtaacaaagtattaaaaaaacaagatttttttttgtgtgtgttcatggaGAAATGGCTGATTTGGCTGCTGACCCAGACTGAACACAGAACTTTTAGTTGTACCTGTTCTTCAAGTGAGGCCCTAATAGACTTAACCTCCTGTATACACGACTGAACAGAGCAACCACAGTCTACCCGTAAGCCATAGCttagttattttaaaagccaGCTGATCgttcacagagagagagagggcactGATCCTGTTTAGGGTTAAGGACATAATGAGGATGTATTTTTAGGTGCTACTCTCAGACATACAGTGAAAAGTAATGTTCCTTAAACATATCAGCAACACAGCTCTCGTGTGTCAATATAACAGGTTTTGATGTAGGATTTCTGGGTTGCTAAGTCGGAATAAAATTTCAGTCTCATAGTTTGGTTTTTCTTTGCACCTGCGCACTCCAGGCCCGGCAGAGCCAGACAGGACAACATGGCAAAGGTTTCCAGTGAAAACTGCTTCACAACTAGACCGCGGTTGTCCACCAACACACCTGACGATGAGCTTGCTGTCATCGAAAATGGGAACAGCAGGTCGGAAATTACCATAAGATtcttcacatttaaataatactCATTATACTCTTAATCACAGTATCAGTGCTGTTGTACTGTTGTTTATATACTTCTTTTGTTCTGATGATGGAAGACACATCTATTGGTTGTACAGAATGAAATCAGGCAATGACAGTCGCCTGGTAGCATATACAGGTACATAGCATGATCCTCACCCCACGTGCTGTCTTCCAGGGCTCACTCACTTTGTGACGACAACTCTGAGAGAGCGTTTTCTTCGGGGCCCCCCAGAAACTCATTTACAGGTGCCGGTGCAATGGCCAGGTAAACATCTGTAATACTTAAAGGTACTTAGTAGCAGTGGTATGagtatttactcaagtacttaaaaattaacaataattatGACGTACTTGACAACTTTCATTTTATGCTACTTTGTACTTCTGCTCAACTTTactttagaataaaaatattgttattatatCTGTAACACATAACACATATTTCAATATCAAACAAGTTGATTAAGTTTTAGGCCTAAGCAGATAAAACTATTttgcaaaataattaataaaaatccaAACCTTATAGGCCGGAGGCATTGGACTAAAGTACTTATAAGTAGTTATCAAAACTAGCTCCACCTTGAGCAGCTACAACAGAAATGGATTCATTAGCATTAATGATTAATTATGTAATACATGATAATGTACTGTGTGTTACAAAGATCCTTTTCTGCATAATGAGTACTTTTACAAACGTTCCTCCACCACTGACATTTGCATATTCTGTGAGATGATATGACTAAAAGTCTGCTCCTAGCTTAGACAGGTGTCACTTTGTACTGTTTACCTTCCTCACCCGTTAGGGTCTCTTACTTCTTCTTCATGGTGCGGAACTGGGCGTCTCACAGGATGAACCCTGAAGTCGAGCAGCATGACTCTTTCCTGGAACGCTTCAGAGGCCCTGAGCTCAAAGACTTGGCCAGTCGAGAGAGTAATGGCCAGTCTGTGGGTCACGATGACACACTGCGCAAGAGAAAGTAAGTAATTGGACTGTGAAGGAACCCTGGTTATGgctaacagtttttaaaatgtgcaacatTAGACAGCTTTGATGAACTGGGGTGGAGAGAATTAGATTTAGATCAAAGTCAAACCAGTGTTAGAATCCTTTTCTTCAGTACTGTGACTGTTTCCTGTTGGCCCTCATTGACCCTCCTGACAAGAGTTATTGCAACCGGAAAGTCATTATCAGCTAAAAGGCCTTGTAAATATCTAATATTGCTCTGCCCCTTTATCGGCTGAAGGTCCGTTTCAGTTTTGAACAAATGCCAGGGTCAGCCAGTCAACCCAGATCACACCTGATTGTTTAGGTTTTGAAAAGCATGACTGAGGGATGCCTCATTAAAATACTCATTAAAAcgcattaaaaatacatttacacacggAGTAAAAAGATcgatgttaaaatgttatttctttaaCAAGCTatacagaccacagggtcagtggtttgatccccggtcctggctatatgtcgaagcgTCTCTGGACGAGagactgaacccctaacagcccattcccctccccagctgtgcagtgccggtccaagcccggtaaaaattggggagggttgcgtcaggaaggacatccgccgtaaaaactgtgccaaatcaacatgtggacaatgatccgctgtggcgaccctgaactcacaggataagcagaaaggacaaaaaatgaaaataaaaaatgaaatgggTATTTCACAACCACAGCACATCATTTTGGTGAAAGCATGTACTTTTTTTGACtatatgtttttctaaaatatgaAGAATACATATTCTGtatatttatagatttaaacatttatttaaaaaaaatctttaacaaGATATAAATTAACAATAATCACCGAGCACTGGTaaatagttttacttttaatgtctAATGAGGGTTCATTGTCcaaaaatggttttgtttttttcccttcaagTGCCAGTAAGTGGCCACTAGCTGCTTACAACACGAATAACTGCAACAACACAGATGagtaagttaataaaaatagcagtagatatttacaaaaatgagTCATagatcattttgttgttgttaatgttttatatcCTGTAGTAAATCATTTAGCTTACACCACAGAAATGCTTCAGTCCATTCCTTTTTGGTGGGTCTTCTggcattatatatatatatatatatatatatatatatatatatatatatatatatatatatatatatatatatatatgaaaaaaaacttgCCCCTTTGCTGGCTTGAAGCATCTTGCTGTGGAAAGCTATAATGTGGGTTGTACTGAAAGAAGAAACTTTCCTATTTTATGCTGACATCTAGTGGACAAGTGTGTTGGGTCCCCAATAAATCTTTCAGCAAAGCCTAGAATCCAAAGCAGTGAAACCTCTAGTTAGGCCTCTTTGTGTAGTCTGGTCGGCAGCCCCCAATAGAACACCTCCTTCCTTTTAcctatataaaaaaacaaacttgtggTCCATagcaaaaaagaggaaaaaaaagaggagattaaaaaagatgagaaaaaagaggaggagaaaaaagacgAGAAGAAAGACGGTGacaagaaggaggagaaagatgaaaaaaaggaggagaaaaaggatGAGAAGAAAGATGACAAGAAGGATGATAAGAAAGAcgataaaaagaaaaacgagCCCCCGTAAGTATGCCATGAAATAGAGGAAGTCCAGTCTGATGgggaattttaaataaatatattccaATAACAGttaatgttgatttgttttcaggAAAGAAGTCTGGATGATGGATCCCGCAGCAGACCAGTACTACAGATGGCTTACTGTCATCGCAGGCCCAGTATTTTATAACCTGATAATGATTGTGACGAGGTAAAggaattttcatttatttatttattgagacTGTAGCAAATGTTTAAGAGTTGCTTTGCCCTCTAGAGCCTGTTTTAACGAACTCCAGGATTCCTACACAAACCTCTGGATATTCTTGGACTACACCTCAGACGTCATCTACTACACAGACACATTTGTCAGATCAAGAACAGGTCAGATCCTTAAAACTGTTTCAAAGCGCACCAGTCTGTGTTCATTGTCCTTTGTAACTGTATTTCCTAACGCTGTGTTTGTCCTTCAGGATACCTGGAACAAGGCCTGCTCGTAAAGGATGCCACGAAATTGAGAAGTAAATACAGAACAACAGCTCAGTTTAAATACGACATGATTTCAATGATACCAACGGATCTGCTGTTTCTAAAGTTTGGATTCAACAACCCTGAGTTTAGATTGAATCGTCTTTGCAAATTGCCAAGGCTTTTTGAGTACTTCGAGCGAACTGAAACCAGAACCAGCTTCCCCAACATGTTTCGAATCAGCAAGCTCGTACTCTATATTCTTGTTATTATCCACTGGAATGCTTGTATTTTCTTTGCCATTTCCAAAACCATTGGTTTTGGATCTGACACGTGGGTTTATCCCAATATCAGCCACCCAGAGTACGGCCGCTTGGCCAGAAAGTATATCTACTCCCTGTACTGGTCTACGCTGACCCTTACCACCATTGGGGAGACCCCTGCACCAGTCAAGGATATCGAATACCTATTTGTTATTGCTGACTTCCTCACTGGTGTGCTCATCTTTGCTAGTATTGTAGGTAACGTTGGTGCCATGATCTCAAACATGAATGCCTCTCGTGCTGAGTTCCAGGCCAAGATTGACTCCATCAAGCAGTACATGCAGTTTCGAAAGGTCACCAAAGACTTGGAGGCCAGAGTCATCAAGTGGTTTGACTACCTGTGGACTGAAAAGAAGACCTGTGATGAAAAAGAAGTGCTGAAGAACCTCCCGGATAAGCTGAAGGCTGAAATTGCCATCAACGTCCATTTGGATACCCTGAAAAAAGTGCGCATTTTCCAGGATTGTGAAGCCGGAGTCCTGATCGAGCTGGTGCTCAAGCTGCAGCCACAAGTGTTTAGTCCGGGAGATTACATCTGTAAAAAAGGAGACATTGGCAGGGAAATGTACATAATCAAGGAAGGGAAGCTAGCCGTGGTGGCTGATGATGGAGTCACTCAGTTTGTGGTGCTCAGCGATGGCGCATATTTTGGGGAAATTAGCATCTTAGGTATCAAAGGTAGTAAGGCAGGCAATAGAAGAACCGCAAATATCAGAAGTGTAGGTTACTCTGATCTGTTTGCCTTGTCCAAAGATGATTTGATGGAAGTGCTTATGGAATATCCCGAAGCCAAGAAGGCTCTGGAGGAGAAGGGAAAGGCCATTCTAATGAAGGACAACCTTATAGATGAGGCGGTCGCCAACGCTGGTGCCGACCCCAAAGACTTAGAAGAAAAGATTGAAAAGCTGCAGACCAACCTGGATGTAATGCAGACCAAATTCGCCCATCTGATGGCAGAGTTCACCTCCAGCCAGACGAGGATGAAGCAGAGGGTCACTGAGATGGAGGCCAAAGTGAAATCCATACAACCAGAGGACCTGTGTGAAGTGATGGccgacaaagacaaaaaagttcaGTAATGTGGAAGATACCTGAGGGATTGAGggatttttcatttacagtagtACACTGACACTTCAAAGGCCTGTGtttatatctttatttataCATCATGTTTATCACCCTAATGTGTCAAACTGTGTACAGTGAATGCagcacatatttatattttgtgtgtatgctTGAAAGCCAATTACATGTTGTCTTCTGGCGTATGTTGATCAGAAGCACCTGCGTCTGCAAAAAAATGACTTCGCATATATAGGAATTTTCTACCTTAAATgacaaagctttaaaaatgtgctCGTCtataaaacattcacacaaattcATTCAGCCAATGGTGGCAGAGCTTCATGCAAGGAGCTGGCCTGGGCTACTGGGGCCAGCAGGGGGTTCAGAGTGGATGAcccactctacctcctgagctaGAGGCAGCTGCCCGAGGAGTGTTTCCTTTTCCTGATCACGACCatttttttttggccattttttCTCAAAACATATCTATGAGTGGAACAATATTGGAACTGCATATTGCAATCCATTTTCCACAGTATATGAATATACAAAATGAACTCCAATGCAAGTTTTGTTTGTAAGATAGTATCAGGGTTCACTATCAGTTGCAAATTGGCTATGTTTTAAGTGaataaatgttcattaaacataaactttgtgtgtatatactAATGTGTTTTCTCATTAAGGCTTATAAACAATCTAATGGCTTAAAGTCCTTGAAAACCTGTcttcacatactgtaagtaacataaatatactgtaaataaatatgtgacaAAGGTCCTATTAAGATGTTGGCAATAAGTGTTCTTACTTTGACATGTTActcactggaaaaaaaagacaaatctccTTTTACGTTCATGTGAAGTACCTTAAATTACCATTGTGTATGAAATGTGttataaataaatctgatgCAAGTTATCAGTATCAAACTTTGTTAGTGGAAAACCCTTCAAAACACGTTCATGACAAAGATTATAGAGTTTTTAGTCTTTATTCACTTTGcataaatgtttcacattatCTGCAAATTCTTTAAATACCTGAGATATTTGGCCAAATAAAACATTCCATGTGAATTCTTTCCATATATATATGCATCGCGCATTTGGCATCTGCACTTACAAGAGTGCAATCAATAACACTTGTAGCAAACAAACCAAGAGACGAGAAACTTGTTTCTCCCCCGAAGTGTGAAATCCTTCAGTAAGCACATTCCGAAACAGTGTAAGCTCTTCAAACCCCACTATCTGATCAGGTTGGCAAATTCACAACACAAAGTATGAAATGTAACACGAGGCACgacacaaatgctttaaaataaccTTCAGGTTAGTGGTGGGCTTTTTCTTGCCTTGACAAAGTAGTTTACATATCAGTTTGTCAGTGGGTTTATTACGGTTATGCGTTATGCTTAACCTCAGTTTACTAAAGTGACAAACATACCCAAGAAGCACCATTATGCCCACTCCACTCAGTTGTAGGAAGATGGCCTGAGCACTCGTCCTGATACATTATGAAtgatggcaaaaaataaaatgaaaaatagcacgactaattaaattaataaatacgcTGTATCCTGTACATGCTGGCATTTATTAAAATCCTGTGTATAAGTGCACTTTCACAGTTTAACAAACTAAATACTGTTCATGTTTGCTCTGAAACAAAACGTGGAAAAAAAATACCTTGTTTAAACGCCACATTAAAGTCTTTGTGAAACCTAATGAAACTGACTCAGTTGCCTCCGAGTGAAAGGCTGACGGTGGAGCTTAACTGGTAGAGGTTTGTTAGGTACAGGGTTATTGCAGCATTTTGTTTCATGGCATATATATTTTTGCGCtacccccctttttttctttttgttaaaatgcaatttgAGAACTTTCCTCTGACAATCTGTCACAGCATTCCAAATCCTTTGGCATAAGTGATGGCCTTAAGGAGTCTTTCTCTCAGTTTTTCTTTGGAGGTGTATTCTGGGAGCAGGAGCGCATTGAAGCAGGTGTGAGAAGTTGGTAgtctgaaaggaaaaagaggtAGGTGTGCTGTCAGGCTTGGCACCGAAAATAgtagaaatgtgaaaaacagtgtGTGAGATAAAGTTCGTGATGAATGCTTTGAACCTCTTCCTTATTTTGGATACAAGCACGTTTTGACTAAGAAAAGGGGCAAAATGTCTCTTGTTCTGTACCTGATTATCTGTGACTAACAACGTCTCAATGATGCATCAGATTAAACCTGATTCTGTAGTGTACTTTGTGCTTTTGtagccaaaggaaaaaaagggcaGATTTGCACTGTCGTGTACCTGTCTGTGTCTGAGCCGTTCTTGGCgataatcatttttaatttgccaaGACCTCCAACTGGGGCTCTGTCTGTGCCAGTGGTGAACTGAAGAAAAAGCCTCTTCTGCTCCTCTCCAAATGAGTGGACCGTTTCCCAGAAATCTCTGCGGgcagaaaatatagaaaaaaacatttcaaaagcaaTGACATGACTTATAAAATCTGGATATTAAAGGGCTTTGGATGTGGAACAAAGAAGAGTCAGACTTACATGATAATTTGACTCTCTTTGCTATAACCTCCATCGTATTCTGTTGTCTTCTCAAGTGCTTCAAAGTCGAGATTCTGCGCAATCGCAagaaaaagtcataaaaaaacaacacactacaataaaacaaccaaaaacgAAATCAAGTTTTAAAGATCAAAGTGAAACCAATGTTAGTATCCTTCACACTAACATTGGAAATAAATTTCCTCACCCTACTTCCACAGATAAGGAGCTCTACTTCCTCTGGTCTGAATAAATATTTCAATGGAGATTCATTTGTGACCATCAGGAAACCTTTTTTGAAAGCTTTGAATTGTCTCTCCACGCTCTTATTCAGTATGTAATCAACATACTGATCCACGAATTCCTGTGAATTACCAAACagaagacatctttaaatatacagtaaactcatcaacattgtttaaataaatgtttaaatctataaatataaatatgtattttgtgtattttagagGAACATATAGTGAAAAATGGTGATGTGCTGTGGTTGTGAAATAcccatttcatttaaaacagtgaaaatgtgtcatttatgtTACTAAAGATTATGTGAAACAGCTATTTCATTATAACTTATTGTAAAAATTGGTGGAGAATGTTAGAATTCAGATAATATTCAAACCCTGTCTAGTAAATTAGCTTCCAACTGATGTCATACAATGATTTACTTTCATCATATCATTACTTCTCAGAAAGAGAATTATTGTGCTTTTGAATGTGATCGACtttataacatttcattttgcgTTAATTTTTATCTGTGGGGCAGATCAGTCACTCTaagcaaaaaatacaaaggcttgctttaacagaaaaactaatttcaaaGACATCACCTGTCTGTTCTCCTTAGTAACAGGGATTTGGTCTCCCTGCTCCTTCAGGTCATACAATATTGGATTCCCAAAAAGATCAGTTTCTGATATCTGGAACGTGAGCATCATGTCTTTCTCCACATTGTCTGTATATTCTAGCAATCTCTTCAGACTTCGGTAGAGAacctaaaacaaaagaaaaataaatttgtttgtCAATAGTTTAGAAAACTGCCTTAAATTACATGACtgacaaataaatatgaagctacactGACTAATATTGTTTACAATAGTTACCTGTAACACTGTTTCCTTAATGGATTTTAAATTTCTGCATAGGTTTGCTTCAATTTATCTGTCTGACAGTGTTGTGACATATGTGCATGGAAAGGCTTTCTTTAATTTCACTGTCTGTCCTGGTCTCCTGCTCCACTTCCCAtcactgacttttattttgtggttccTCATTTCCACATCCTGCCTAGTCTAGTCAGCTACTTTACACTTATCTTCAGCCTATTTAATCCAGATCTCCCATCTTCCAACCTGTGCCTAAGTGCATTCGTCTGTGTCTTAAGTCCCACTTAATCTTTTACACCACTTCTGGACTCTAGAATGTGTTTAAGTAAGATGTTGTGAGATATGGATAATTATTTGGACAGTATTGGATTGGATGAATTATTATTTGGCCTAGAGGGAATAATTATTTGGACAGTATTGGATGGAAGGGATTACTACGTGGATTATTTTTGACCAAGTTTAGTTTTGGATTTAATCTTAATATTTTGGATGTGTACTCCAttacacagtgtgttttaacTCCTCTGCACACCCTCCTGTACTGCCTACCCCACCTAACCCGAGTCCTCGGACGCCCTGTCTCCCGGTCCCTGGTCCACTTAAGCCTCCTCTTACCTGCTTGGCTCAGAACCTGCTTTCATTTCCATCAGTAAGTGTTCTATTCCATGTCTGGTAAGTTTACTTCCACTATGGATTAATACTCACCTCTCTCTGTTTTAGTGTCTCTGTGCCATCCTCCCTGCCCTCGAGGAAAAATTCACCTGGATGGTTCATTCCCTGGCTGCCTCTAGACACCTCTACTTGTCCCACTATATCTTTTTATCACCCCATTAAGTCTTTTATTTCCATACTTGTGTTCTGAGTCTTTTAGGTCCTCACCTCACACTGTCTCTGGAACAGTTTTAATGGATATAGAAACTCTAAAAGTTTAAATTGTTGTTCTATATCTTGTCCAATTTATGTAGTTAAGATCTGcaaatctactgtatatttcatGTATGAATTTACTACAGAGAGTTTATTTGGAGGTTACTATACTGGATGTGAATCGGCCAGATCCAAGTAGGTCCCTTTCTTGCCCATGAGTTTCCTGTAGACAATCATTGGGAAATGGACATCCAAGATACAGTTGTTGTAAATGGCGAGCCCAAGGACGATTCCAATAAGAGTGTATTGTGCTTCGTTCTCCAGTGAAGATGGATTAAACCAGGAAAGTTTTGTTTCATCATCATATGTGAACATTCCTGCTCCGACaatcaaacagaagaaaaaacctCAGAAATACTTTAAGGCACTAACCATATTCAGCTCAATCATATAAAAcagaacaatataaaaaaaacagatgtaaacATTTTGGCTTTATTTCTCACCTATGTCTGGGTTAAATATTTCCTCCAAG includes:
- the cnga3a gene encoding cyclic nucleotide-gated channel cone photoreceptor subunit alpha isoform X2, which gives rise to MAKVSSENCFTTRPRLSTNTPDDELAVIENGNSRAHSLCDDNSERAFSSGPPRNSFTGAGAMARVSYFFFMVRNWASHRMNPEVEQHDSFLERFRGPELKDLASRESNGQSVGHDDTLRKRNKKEEKKEEIKKDEKKEEEKKDEKKDGDKKEEKDEKKEEKKDEKKDDKKDDKKDDKKKNEPPKEVWMMDPAADQYYRWLTVIAGPVFYNLIMIVTRACFNELQDSYTNLWIFLDYTSDVIYYTDTFVRSRTGYLEQGLLVKDATKLRSKYRTTAQFKYDMISMIPTDLLFLKFGFNNPEFRLNRLCKLPRLFEYFERTETRTSFPNMFRISKLVLYILVIIHWNACIFFAISKTIGFGSDTWVYPNISHPEYGRLARKYIYSLYWSTLTLTTIGETPAPVKDIEYLFVIADFLTGVLIFASIVGNVGAMISNMNASRAEFQAKIDSIKQYMQFRKVTKDLEARVIKWFDYLWTEKKTCDEKEVLKNLPDKLKAEIAINVHLDTLKKVRIFQDCEAGVLIELVLKLQPQVFSPGDYICKKGDIGREMYIIKEGKLAVVADDGVTQFVVLSDGAYFGEISILGIKGSKAGNRRTANIRSVGYSDLFALSKDDLMEVLMEYPEAKKALEEKGKAILMKDNLIDEAVANAGADPKDLEEKIEKLQTNLDVMQTKFAHLMAEFTSSQTRMKQRVTEMEAKVKSIQPEDLCEVMADKDKKVQ
- the cnga3a gene encoding cyclic nucleotide-gated channel cone photoreceptor subunit alpha isoform X1; the protein is MAKVSSENCFTTRPRLSTNTPDDELAVIENGNSRAHSLCDDNSERAFSSGPPRNSFTGAGAMARVSYFFFMVRNWASHRMNPEVEQHDSFLERFRGPELKDLASRESNGQSVGHDDTLRKRKKEVWMMDPAADQYYRWLTVIAGPVFYNLIMIVTRACFNELQDSYTNLWIFLDYTSDVIYYTDTFVRSRTGYLEQGLLVKDATKLRSKYRTTAQFKYDMISMIPTDLLFLKFGFNNPEFRLNRLCKLPRLFEYFERTETRTSFPNMFRISKLVLYILVIIHWNACIFFAISKTIGFGSDTWVYPNISHPEYGRLARKYIYSLYWSTLTLTTIGETPAPVKDIEYLFVIADFLTGVLIFASIVGNVGAMISNMNASRAEFQAKIDSIKQYMQFRKVTKDLEARVIKWFDYLWTEKKTCDEKEVLKNLPDKLKAEIAINVHLDTLKKVRIFQDCEAGVLIELVLKLQPQVFSPGDYICKKGDIGREMYIIKEGKLAVVADDGVTQFVVLSDGAYFGEISILGIKGSKAGNRRTANIRSVGYSDLFALSKDDLMEVLMEYPEAKKALEEKGKAILMKDNLIDEAVANAGADPKDLEEKIEKLQTNLDVMQTKFAHLMAEFTSSQTRMKQRVTEMEAKVKSIQPEDLCEVMADKDKKVQ